One window from the genome of Pseudonocardia hierapolitana encodes:
- a CDS encoding adenosine deaminase, whose product MPAPLTVDTIRDAPKVLLHDHLDGGLRPATVIELADAAGYRDLPSTDAAELGGWFLAAAHSGSLVRYLETFGHTVGVMQTADALVRVAAECAEDLAADGVVYAEVRFAPELHVEAGLELDAVVEAVIEGFRVGAARAAEHGRRIRVGCLLTAMRHAARSREIAELAVRYRDLGVVGFDIAGAEAGFPPTRHLDAFEYVRQQNAHFTIHAGEAFGLPSIWEALQWCGADRLGHGVRIVDDITLGADGTPRLGLLAAYVRDKRIPLEMCPTSNVHTGAAKSLADHPIGLLTQLRFRVTVNTDNRLMSDVSMTSEMTALADTFGYGWADLQWFTVNAMKSAFIGFDERLALINEVIKPGYAALMA is encoded by the coding sequence GTGCCTGCACCCTTGACCGTCGACACCATCCGCGACGCCCCGAAGGTGCTACTCCACGACCATCTCGACGGCGGGCTGCGGCCGGCCACGGTCATCGAGCTCGCCGATGCCGCGGGTTATCGCGACCTGCCGTCCACGGACGCGGCGGAGCTGGGCGGGTGGTTCCTGGCCGCGGCGCACTCCGGGTCGCTGGTGCGATACCTGGAGACGTTCGGGCACACGGTCGGGGTGATGCAGACCGCGGACGCGCTGGTCCGCGTGGCGGCCGAGTGCGCGGAGGACCTCGCGGCCGACGGCGTCGTCTACGCGGAGGTGCGGTTCGCCCCCGAGTTGCACGTGGAGGCCGGTCTGGAGCTGGACGCCGTGGTGGAGGCGGTGATCGAGGGCTTCCGCGTGGGCGCGGCGCGCGCGGCCGAGCACGGCAGGCGGATCCGGGTGGGCTGCCTGCTCACGGCCATGCGGCACGCGGCGCGCTCGCGCGAGATCGCGGAGCTGGCGGTGCGCTACCGGGACCTCGGCGTCGTCGGGTTCGACATCGCCGGAGCCGAGGCCGGGTTCCCGCCCACGCGTCACCTGGACGCGTTCGAGTACGTGCGCCAGCAGAACGCGCACTTCACGATCCACGCGGGTGAGGCATTCGGCCTGCCGTCGATCTGGGAGGCGCTGCAGTGGTGCGGTGCCGACCGCCTCGGGCACGGCGTCCGAATCGTCGACGACATCACTCTGGGTGCCGATGGAACCCCCCGGTTGGGCCTTCTTGCCGCCTATGTGCGTGACAAGAGGATCCCGCTCGAAATGTGCCCCACGTCGAACGTGCACACCGGTGCGGCGAAATCGCTGGCAGACCACCCGATCGGGCTGCTGACCCAGTTGCGGTTCCGGGTCACCGTCAACACCGACAACCGGCTGATGTCCGACGTGTCGATGACGAGTGAGATGACCGCGCTGGCCGACACGTTCGGTTACGGGTGGGCCGATCTGCAGTGGTTCACCGTGAACGCCATGAAGTCGGCCTTCATCGGCTTCGACGAGCGGCTCGCGCTGATCAACGAGGTGATCAAGCCCGGCTACGCCGCGCTCATGGCCTGA
- a CDS encoding ABC transporter substrate-binding protein encodes MKLIPTIALAALLTLVAACGSAPQTTQAEAPFRVVTHAMGETAIPAQPKRVVALDQSFVDAVLTLETPLVGYTTYRAIEGGLPTYLGPLAATYGTEAVSVGELEKPSLEQIAALKPDLILSAKVRHEAQYAQLSQIAPTVFSETTGPTWKENLRLTGQALGEEELAEAKITEYEQRAAAIGREITAKSGGTLPTVSIVRFAGEDTVRLYSEKSYAGIVLHDVGFPRPATQPTTDKIAVDVSQERILDLDADQIFVATWADPTATGPKAQFTTNPLWSRLTGAQHEIDDLTWMSAVGLQGAHTVLDDVARAFSVDPVRP; translated from the coding sequence GTGAAGCTCATCCCCACGATCGCGCTCGCCGCGCTGCTCACCCTCGTCGCCGCGTGCGGCTCCGCCCCGCAGACCACGCAGGCGGAGGCACCATTCCGGGTCGTCACGCACGCCATGGGCGAGACCGCGATCCCGGCCCAGCCGAAGCGGGTGGTCGCGCTCGACCAGAGCTTCGTCGACGCGGTGCTGACGCTGGAGACCCCGCTCGTCGGCTACACCACCTATCGCGCGATCGAGGGCGGGCTCCCCACGTACCTCGGCCCGCTCGCCGCGACCTACGGCACGGAGGCCGTTTCGGTCGGCGAGCTCGAAAAGCCGAGCCTCGAGCAGATCGCCGCGCTGAAGCCGGACCTCATCCTGTCGGCCAAGGTGCGACACGAGGCGCAGTACGCGCAGCTCTCCCAGATCGCGCCCACCGTATTCAGCGAGACGACGGGGCCCACGTGGAAGGAGAACCTCCGCCTCACGGGGCAGGCGCTGGGCGAGGAGGAGCTCGCGGAGGCCAAGATCACCGAGTACGAGCAGCGGGCCGCCGCGATCGGCCGGGAGATCACCGCCAAGTCCGGCGGCACGCTACCCACCGTCTCGATCGTCCGCTTCGCGGGCGAGGACACCGTGCGCCTCTACAGCGAGAAGTCCTACGCCGGGATCGTGCTGCACGACGTCGGGTTCCCGCGCCCCGCCACCCAGCCCACCACCGACAAGATCGCGGTGGACGTCTCCCAGGAACGCATCCTCGACCTCGACGCCGACCAGATCTTCGTCGCGACGTGGGCCGACCCCACGGCCACCGGGCCGAAGGCGCAGTTCACCACCAACCCGCTGTGGAGCCGGCTCACCGGCGCCCAGCACGAGATCGACGACCTGACGTGGATGAGCGCCGTGGGGCTCCAGGGCGCGCACACGGTGCTCGACGACGTCGCCAGGGCCTTCTCGGTCGACCCGGTCAGGCCATGA
- a CDS encoding response regulator transcription factor, which produces MAVRVLVVDDEPMVCAHLRTILGAADGLEVVASAADGAEAVEAVVLHEPDVVVMDLRMPGVDGIAATARIVELPSAPPVVALTTFDGDEHVHRALRAGAAGYLLKSTPPDELVDLVRVAAQGHTVLSRSAARRLVDRAGDVHVARRRAKGRLASLTERERDVVALLGEGCSNAEVARRLHLTEATVKGYVSNALDKLGCTNRTQLGLLAREAGLGS; this is translated from the coding sequence GTGGCTGTCCGGGTGCTGGTGGTCGACGACGAGCCGATGGTGTGCGCTCACCTGCGCACGATCCTCGGGGCGGCGGACGGGCTCGAGGTCGTCGCGAGCGCCGCGGACGGCGCGGAGGCCGTGGAGGCCGTCGTGCTGCACGAGCCGGACGTCGTCGTGATGGACCTGCGGATGCCCGGCGTCGACGGGATCGCGGCGACCGCGCGGATCGTCGAGCTCCCCTCCGCGCCCCCGGTGGTGGCGCTCACGACGTTCGACGGCGACGAGCACGTGCACCGAGCTCTGCGGGCCGGCGCCGCGGGCTACCTGCTCAAGTCGACGCCACCGGACGAGCTGGTCGATCTGGTGCGCGTGGCGGCGCAGGGGCACACCGTGCTGTCCCGGTCGGCGGCCCGCCGGCTGGTGGACCGCGCCGGTGACGTGCACGTGGCCCGCCGCCGCGCCAAGGGCCGGCTCGCGTCGCTGACCGAGCGGGAGCGCGACGTCGTCGCGCTGCTCGGCGAGGGCTGCTCCAACGCCGAGGTGGCGCGGCGGCTGCACCTCACCGAGGCGACGGTGAAGGGCTACGTCTCCAACGCGCTGGACAAGCTCGGCTGCACCAACCGCACGCAGCTGGGCCTCCTGGCCCGCGAGGCCGGCCTCGGTTCGTGA
- a CDS encoding YciI family protein: MKYVLLICDDETDSPTNEELAADPVHQAWEADLERRGAELAGERLRPVVDATTVRVRDGETLVSDGPFAETKDFVGGIVIVECANLDEAIEIAAGHPYARRGGVEIRPVWG, from the coding sequence ATGAAGTACGTGCTGCTGATTTGCGACGACGAGACCGACTCGCCGACCAACGAGGAGTTGGCCGCAGATCCGGTGCACCAGGCCTGGGAGGCGGACCTGGAGCGGCGCGGCGCCGAGCTGGCTGGTGAGCGGCTGCGGCCGGTGGTGGACGCGACCACGGTCCGGGTCCGCGACGGCGAGACCCTGGTATCGGACGGGCCGTTCGCCGAGACCAAGGACTTCGTGGGCGGGATCGTGATCGTGGAGTGCGCGAATCTGGACGAGGCGATCGAGATCGCCGCCGGCCATCCGTACGCGCGCCGGGGCGGTGTCGAGATCCGCCCGGTCTGGGGATGA
- a CDS encoding RNA polymerase sigma factor gives MTAPDDVRTAVDAAYRDEWGQVVATLIGLTGDWDLAEDSAQDAFAAALAAWPRDGVPHRPGAWLTTTARNRATDRLRRDAAGAVKLRQLAVLARTPDEPTVEEIPDERLRLIFTCCHPALPFPARVALTLRTLAGLTTAEIARAFLTAEPAMAKRLVRAKRKIQEAGIPYRVPPAELLPQRLAAVLAVLYLIFNEGYDEEDVRRALTAEAIRLTRILVRLMPAEPEPRGLLALMLLHEARRTTRTEDGVLVTLEHQDRSRWDRTLIAEGVETLDQALAMRRTGPYQVQAAIAACHATAPDAASTDWPQIATLYTELARVAPSPVVDLNRAVAVAMADGIPAGLALVDEIAASGRLGEYHLLPATRADLLRRAGRTAEAKAAYEEARKLAPTESERRYLSGRLREL, from the coding sequence ATGACCGCACCCGACGACGTCCGGACGGCCGTGGACGCCGCCTACCGCGACGAGTGGGGTCAGGTGGTCGCGACCCTGATCGGGCTCACGGGTGACTGGGACCTGGCCGAGGACTCCGCGCAGGACGCGTTCGCCGCCGCGCTGGCGGCCTGGCCGCGCGACGGTGTCCCGCACCGCCCGGGCGCCTGGCTCACCACGACGGCCCGCAACCGGGCGACCGACCGGCTGCGCCGTGACGCCGCCGGTGCGGTCAAGCTCCGTCAGCTCGCCGTGCTGGCCCGCACCCCGGACGAGCCGACGGTCGAGGAGATCCCCGACGAACGGCTGCGGCTGATCTTCACCTGCTGCCATCCTGCGCTGCCGTTCCCGGCCCGGGTCGCGCTCACCCTGCGCACGCTGGCCGGCCTCACCACCGCCGAGATCGCCCGCGCGTTCCTGACCGCCGAGCCCGCGATGGCGAAACGCCTGGTCCGCGCCAAGCGCAAGATCCAGGAGGCCGGTATCCCGTACCGGGTCCCACCCGCCGAGCTCCTGCCACAGCGACTCGCCGCCGTGCTCGCCGTGCTGTATCTGATCTTCAACGAGGGCTACGACGAGGAGGACGTACGCCGGGCCCTGACGGCCGAGGCCATCCGCCTGACCCGGATCCTGGTCCGGCTGATGCCAGCCGAACCCGAGCCGCGCGGACTGCTCGCGCTGATGCTGCTGCACGAGGCCCGCCGGACGACCCGCACGGAGGACGGTGTGCTGGTCACGCTGGAGCACCAGGACCGATCCCGCTGGGACCGGACGCTGATCGCCGAGGGAGTGGAGACGCTCGATCAGGCTCTGGCGATGCGGCGTACCGGGCCCTACCAGGTGCAGGCCGCGATCGCCGCGTGCCACGCGACCGCGCCCGATGCGGCGAGCACGGACTGGCCGCAGATCGCCACCCTGTACACCGAACTGGCACGAGTGGCGCCGTCCCCGGTCGTGGACCTCAACCGGGCCGTCGCGGTCGCGATGGCCGACGGCATCCCGGCCGGCCTGGCCCTCGTCGACGAGATCGCGGCGTCCGGCCGGCTCGGCGAGTACCACCTGCTGCCCGCCACCCGGGCCGACCTGCTCCGCCGGGCCGGCCGTACCGCCGAGGCCAAGGCCGCGTACGAGGAAGCCCGGAAGCTCGCGCCCACCGAGTCCGAGCGCCGCTACCTGTCCGGCCGCCTCCGCGAGCTCTGA
- a CDS encoding MFS transporter → MSTQQAAVSPRGAARALAMLFLGAFVMGSSEMLVVGVLDLVAGDLGVSVSTAGTLVTGFALGLAIGGPILTALTIRLNRRTILCGTLVLAIACNLVVVLSSSYDLTLVARTLTGAFAGLFDAAAFAAGIAVVPRERAGRALAVVISGFAVSTAVGVPLGTLLGHALGWRGSYTAIVVLLAITLIATVALVPSVPSTGGGVDGQVRYAFAPRVLAVLALCALVFGAAFAAMTYIVPFLQEVTGVSGALISVFLLAYGVATAVGSFGGGRFADRNAGRTLIVAAVGATGSLAALYLFGTNPFLVALLLLALGAFVMGSGPSLQYRVVALAGPGGQLAQSLPASAINVGIAFGSFAGGVALGAFTASAAILTGLVIAIVAVPVAWATSRLEPPVIEDSAPVASGEPVAVAG, encoded by the coding sequence GTGAGTACTCAGCAAGCGGCGGTGAGCCCTCGCGGCGCCGCCCGCGCCTTGGCCATGCTCTTCCTGGGAGCGTTCGTCATGGGCAGTTCGGAGATGCTCGTCGTCGGGGTGCTGGACCTCGTCGCCGGCGACTTGGGGGTCTCCGTCTCCACGGCGGGCACGCTGGTGACCGGTTTCGCGCTGGGGCTGGCCATCGGCGGTCCGATCCTGACCGCACTGACGATCAGGCTGAACAGGCGCACGATCCTGTGCGGCACGCTCGTGCTGGCCATCGCGTGCAACCTCGTCGTGGTGCTGAGCAGCAGCTACGACCTCACCCTCGTGGCACGGACCCTCACCGGCGCGTTCGCGGGGCTGTTCGACGCCGCGGCGTTCGCGGCGGGCATCGCCGTGGTCCCGCGGGAGCGGGCCGGCCGGGCGCTCGCAGTGGTCATCTCCGGCTTCGCCGTCTCCACCGCGGTCGGCGTGCCGCTGGGCACCCTGCTCGGCCACGCGCTCGGCTGGCGCGGCTCCTACACCGCGATAGTCGTGCTCCTCGCGATCACGCTCATCGCCACGGTGGCGCTGGTTCCGTCCGTGCCCAGCACCGGCGGCGGCGTCGACGGCCAGGTCAGGTACGCCTTCGCACCACGGGTGCTCGCCGTGCTCGCCCTGTGCGCGCTGGTGTTCGGGGCCGCCTTCGCGGCCATGACCTACATCGTGCCGTTCCTGCAGGAGGTCACCGGAGTATCCGGCGCGCTGATCAGCGTGTTCCTCCTGGCGTACGGCGTGGCCACCGCGGTGGGCTCGTTCGGCGGCGGCCGGTTCGCCGACCGGAACGCCGGGCGCACCCTCATCGTGGCGGCCGTCGGCGCCACGGGGTCCTTGGCCGCGCTGTACCTCTTCGGCACGAACCCGTTCCTCGTGGCGCTGCTACTGCTGGCACTGGGCGCGTTCGTCATGGGCAGCGGCCCGTCGCTGCAGTACCGCGTCGTCGCCCTGGCCGGCCCCGGCGGCCAGCTGGCCCAGTCACTGCCGGCCTCCGCGATCAACGTGGGCATCGCGTTCGGCTCCTTCGCCGGTGGCGTGGCCCTCGGAGCTTTCACCGCCTCCGCCGCGATCCTCACCGGTCTCGTGATCGCCATCGTCGCCGTTCCCGTCGCGTGGGCCACCAGTCGGCTCGAGCCGCCCGTGATCGAGGACTCCGCGCCGGTCGCAAGTGGCGAGCCGGTAGCGGTGGCCGGATAG
- a CDS encoding DUF899 domain-containing protein: MSDPEITTREQWLVARRALLAQEKELTRHRDEVNAARRRLPMVEITKAYTFDGPHGSAGLRDLFEGRGQLVIYHLMLDPGAGEACPACSFWIDTVGDLTHLHARDTSFAAVSLAPLEEIERYKRRMGWTIPWYSSHGSDFNYDFHVSFDPAIVPVEYNYTGFAELVRKNPAWEGYTGSEMGVSAFLRHGDRVFHTYSCFERGIDQLNGTYNWLDLTARGRQEDWEQPPGRADGPAMSWLRRHDEYGRD, encoded by the coding sequence ATGTCCGACCCGGAGATCACGACACGCGAGCAGTGGCTCGTGGCCCGACGTGCGCTGCTCGCGCAGGAGAAGGAGCTGACCCGCCACCGCGACGAGGTCAACGCCGCCCGGCGCCGGCTGCCGATGGTGGAGATCACGAAGGCCTACACCTTCGACGGACCACACGGCAGCGCCGGACTGCGGGACCTGTTCGAGGGCCGGGGCCAGTTGGTGATCTACCACCTCATGCTCGATCCCGGCGCGGGCGAGGCATGTCCCGCCTGCTCGTTCTGGATCGACACCGTCGGTGATCTCACCCATCTGCACGCGCGCGACACCTCCTTCGCGGCCGTCTCCCTGGCACCGCTGGAGGAGATCGAACGCTACAAGCGGCGGATGGGCTGGACGATCCCCTGGTACTCGTCGCACGGCAGCGACTTCAACTACGACTTCCACGTCAGCTTCGACCCGGCGATCGTGCCGGTCGAGTACAACTACACCGGCTTCGCCGAGCTCGTGCGGAAGAACCCCGCATGGGAGGGCTACACGGGCTCGGAGATGGGCGTGAGCGCGTTCCTCCGCCACGGCGACCGCGTCTTCCACACCTACTCCTGCTTCGAGCGCGGCATCGATCAGCTCAACGGCACCTACAACTGGCTCGACCTCACCGCCCGGGGCCGTCAGGAGGACTGGGAGCAACCGCCCGGCCGCGCGGACGGCCCGGCCATGAGCTGGCTGCGCCGCCACGACGAGTACGGCCGGGACTGA